In Ignavibacteriota bacterium, a single genomic region encodes these proteins:
- a CDS encoding cache domain-containing protein, which translates to MTVRRFADWGWASKVGVVTLATAIPLAALLYFYVLPEVEGWAYEEKAASIHQVVDIAYTLATEYEARVAKGEFSREEAQRRAMERVKNLRYNETDYFWINDLTPRMIMHPLKPEMNGTDITGFKDPNGKAFFVEMVEVCKANGKGLVSYMWPKPGSDVPVPKFSAVKLFKPWGWIIGTGVYVDDVETDLAGLRWTIMAVIGISLVVAGVSGLILGRRLARSMRGLTEAAGRLALGDADVSIDVTSKDEIGELSASFNTMAGNTREQAELIGRIGSGDLSADARVRSEKDVAGKALIRATEALRGLVAEAGVLSKAAVEGKLATRGNAEKFQGAYRQIVQGVNDTLDAVIGPLNVAAEYVDRISKGDLPAKIADSYHGDFNEIKNNLNRAIDAVNALVADANMLSQAAVEGKLATRADASAHHGDFRKIVQGVNDTLDAVIGPLNVAATYVDRISRGEIPAKITDNYSGDFNEIKNNLNRCIDAIHALVGDANMLSHAAVEGKLSTRANASQHQGDFRKIVQGVNDTLDAVIGPLNVAATYVDRISRGDIPAEITDSYNGDFNAIKNNLNRAIQAVDALVADARMLAQAAVDGRLTVRADATKHQGDFRKIVEGVNETLDAVIKPVQEGSKTLAVMATGDLTVRMQGDYRGDLQTIKESINKVGSSLEDALRKVSEAVSATASASSQISSSTEEMAAGAQEQTSQAGEVASAVEEMTKTILENSKNASVAAETAKLAKESAEQGGKVVGETVDGMKRIAGVVNRSADTVKELGKSSDQIGEIIDVIDDIADQTNLLALNAAIEAARAGEQGRGFAVVADEVRKLAERTTKATKEIAGMIKKIQSDTAGAVTSMEEGTGEVERGIALADKAGTSLKEIVGVSQKVTDMVTQIAAASEEQSSASEQISKNVEGISKVTGETAQGTQQIARAAEDLNRLTENLQNLIAAFTLGDGSRERSGGMTTSAASRREYSTVGAG; encoded by the coding sequence ATGACGGTTCGACGATTCGCGGATTGGGGATGGGCATCGAAGGTAGGGGTGGTCACACTGGCAACAGCAATTCCGTTGGCTGCATTGCTCTACTTCTATGTCCTGCCGGAAGTAGAAGGTTGGGCCTATGAAGAGAAGGCAGCATCGATCCATCAGGTGGTCGATATCGCCTACACGCTCGCCACGGAATATGAAGCACGGGTCGCAAAAGGCGAATTCAGTCGGGAGGAAGCACAGCGCCGCGCCATGGAGCGCGTGAAGAACCTCCGGTACAATGAAACGGACTACTTCTGGATCAATGATCTGACCCCACGGATGATCATGCATCCCCTCAAGCCGGAGATGAACGGCACAGACATCACGGGGTTCAAGGATCCCAACGGAAAGGCGTTCTTCGTAGAAATGGTAGAGGTCTGCAAAGCGAATGGCAAAGGGCTTGTGAGCTACATGTGGCCCAAACCCGGGTCGGATGTTCCGGTGCCAAAATTCTCCGCGGTGAAATTGTTCAAGCCGTGGGGGTGGATCATCGGGACCGGCGTGTATGTGGATGATGTTGAGACCGATCTCGCAGGGTTGCGCTGGACGATCATGGCCGTCATCGGGATCTCGCTTGTTGTGGCAGGGGTTTCGGGACTCATTCTCGGCCGCCGGCTTGCACGCTCGATGCGTGGACTGACCGAGGCGGCCGGACGTCTCGCGCTTGGAGATGCTGACGTCTCGATCGACGTGACGTCTAAGGATGAGATCGGTGAACTTTCAGCGTCCTTCAACACGATGGCCGGCAACACGCGAGAACAGGCAGAGCTGATCGGGCGCATCGGATCCGGTGACCTGTCCGCCGATGCACGCGTACGATCGGAGAAGGATGTCGCAGGCAAGGCACTCATCCGCGCGACCGAGGCGCTGCGCGGCCTCGTTGCCGAGGCCGGCGTGCTCTCCAAGGCCGCGGTCGAGGGCAAGCTCGCGACCCGCGGGAATGCCGAGAAGTTCCAGGGAGCGTACCGTCAGATCGTCCAGGGTGTGAATGATACCCTGGACGCGGTCATCGGACCGCTCAACGTGGCGGCGGAATATGTGGACCGCATCTCCAAGGGAGATCTCCCGGCGAAGATCGCGGACAGCTATCACGGTGACTTCAATGAGATCAAGAACAACCTGAACCGGGCGATCGATGCCGTGAACGCCCTCGTGGCCGATGCCAACATGCTCTCGCAGGCAGCAGTCGAGGGCAAGCTCGCCACGCGTGCGGATGCGTCTGCCCATCACGGGGATTTCCGCAAGATCGTGCAGGGTGTGAACGACACACTGGACGCCGTGATCGGGCCTTTGAACGTGGCGGCCACGTATGTGGACCGCATCTCCCGAGGCGAGATCCCTGCGAAGATCACCGACAACTATAGCGGTGACTTCAACGAGATCAAGAACAATCTGAACCGCTGCATCGATGCGATCCATGCGCTGGTGGGCGACGCCAATATGCTGTCGCACGCAGCAGTGGAAGGCAAGCTCTCCACACGGGCAAATGCTTCGCAGCATCAGGGCGATTTCCGAAAGATCGTGCAGGGGGTGAACGATACACTCGACGCAGTGATCGGTCCTCTGAACGTCGCGGCGACATACGTCGACCGGATCTCGAGGGGAGATATTCCAGCGGAGATCACGGACAGCTACAACGGCGATTTCAACGCGATCAAGAACAATCTGAACCGGGCCATCCAGGCCGTCGATGCGCTCGTTGCCGACGCGCGCATGCTTGCGCAGGCCGCGGTGGACGGACGCCTTACCGTGCGGGCCGATGCAACGAAGCACCAGGGCGATTTCCGCAAGATCGTGGAAGGGGTGAATGAGACTCTGGACGCGGTCATCAAGCCCGTGCAGGAGGGGTCGAAAACGCTGGCCGTGATGGCCACCGGAGACCTGACCGTGCGCATGCAGGGCGACTATCGTGGTGACCTTCAGACCATCAAGGAAAGCATCAACAAGGTGGGTTCCTCGCTGGAAGATGCCCTGCGGAAGGTGAGTGAGGCCGTGAGTGCGACGGCGAGTGCCTCGAGCCAGATCAGCTCGAGTACGGAGGAAATGGCTGCCGGAGCGCAGGAACAGACGAGCCAGGCTGGAGAGGTGGCGAGTGCGGTGGAGGAGATGACCAAGACGATCCTCGAGAATTCAAAGAACGCGAGTGTTGCGGCAGAGACGGCGAAGCTCGCAAAGGAGAGTGCGGAACAGGGAGGGAAGGTCGTCGGCGAGACCGTGGACGGCATGAAACGCATCGCCGGGGTGGTGAACAGGAGCGCCGACACGGTGAAGGAACTCGGGAAGTCCTCCGATCAGATCGGTGAGATCATCGACGTCATCGATGACATTGCGGATCAGACGAATCTGCTGGCGCTGAATGCGGCGATCGAAGCGGCGCGGGCCGGTGAGCAGGGCCGTGGCTTTGCTGTCGTGGCCGATGAGGTGCGCAAACTGGCCGAGCGGACAACGAAGGCGACGAAAGAGATCGCGGGAATGATCAAGAAGATCCAATCGGATACCGCCGGGGCGGTCACTTCGATGGAAGAGGGGACCGGCGAAGTGGAGCGCGGGATCGCTCTGGCCGACAAGGCGGGGACAAGCCTGAAGGAGATCGTCGGCGTCAGCCAGAAGGTGACGGACATGGTGACGCAGATCGCTGCGGCCAGTGAGGAGCAGTCGAGCGCGAGCGAGCAGATATCGAAGAACGTGGAAGGGATCTCGAAAGTGACGGGTGAAACGGCGCAGGGAACGCAGCAGATCGCGCGGGCGGCGGAGGATCTGAACCGCCTGACGGAGAACCTGCAGAACCTGATCGCAGCATTCACCCTCGGTGATGGGTCGAGAGAGAGAAGCGGGGGTATGACAACCTCAGCGGCCTCGCGAAGGGAGTACAGTACTGTTGGGGCTGGGTAG
- a CDS encoding HAMP domain-containing protein has protein sequence MAFRTGFSGMNRNLRIGTRLAIAFAVVTIVFASALVWMIRAQSGIIARTQDRASHGEVLMLQYSNLYAGGLQTGQATRNVILNPTDTKARANFETAATEIHTALGTVGKVLRTYEPDSSAKLVRIEKLLQLWQEDLALQQEAQQLAIGGKPADAVQLINKKETALWRDIKKQVFVLREGQQKAMQADLALMAAETDTQSRVMAVIGVSAVLFVILIGVIITRSITRPLAELRGVALQVSTGSVNVPAAVPYRDEVGELHASFEHVVDAIRQQSDIMEQLAGGTFTDQVTVRSGEDVLNQSIQRVQSSLKQLQEEALLLSHAAVEGKLATRGNAEKFRGGYREIVQGVNDTLDAVIGPLNVAAEYVDRISGGTSPRRSRERTTATSTRSRTT, from the coding sequence ATGGCATTCCGTACGGGGTTCTCCGGGATGAACCGGAACCTGCGCATCGGCACGCGTCTGGCGATCGCCTTTGCCGTGGTCACGATCGTGTTTGCGTCGGCCCTGGTGTGGATGATCCGTGCCCAATCCGGGATCATAGCGCGTACCCAGGACCGTGCTTCGCACGGAGAGGTGTTGATGCTGCAGTACAGCAATCTCTATGCGGGCGGCCTGCAGACCGGTCAGGCCACCCGCAACGTCATCCTGAACCCGACCGACACGAAGGCGAGGGCGAACTTTGAAACGGCGGCCACGGAGATCCACACCGCGCTCGGCACCGTGGGCAAAGTGCTCCGTACGTACGAGCCCGATTCCTCGGCGAAGTTGGTCCGGATCGAAAAGCTCCTGCAGCTCTGGCAGGAGGATCTCGCGTTGCAGCAAGAGGCGCAGCAGCTGGCGATCGGCGGGAAGCCTGCCGATGCCGTGCAGCTGATCAACAAGAAGGAAACCGCCCTCTGGCGCGATATCAAGAAACAGGTATTTGTATTGCGCGAAGGTCAGCAGAAAGCGATGCAGGCCGACCTGGCTCTGATGGCCGCGGAAACCGATACGCAGTCGCGCGTGATGGCGGTGATAGGTGTGAGTGCCGTCCTCTTCGTCATCCTGATCGGGGTGATCATCACACGAAGCATCACCCGTCCGCTTGCCGAACTGCGCGGGGTCGCGTTGCAGGTAAGCACGGGCTCGGTCAATGTTCCTGCGGCCGTTCCGTACAGGGATGAAGTGGGGGAACTGCACGCGTCATTCGAACATGTCGTTGACGCCATTCGCCAGCAGTCCGATATCATGGAGCAGCTCGCCGGAGGTACGTTCACCGATCAGGTGACCGTCAGGTCCGGAGAGGACGTCCTCAATCAGAGTATTCAGCGCGTGCAGTCTTCCCTGAAGCAGTTGCAGGAAGAGGCATTGCTCCTGTCCCACGCAGCGGTGGAAGGGAAGCTTGCGACACGCGGCAATGCAGAGAAGTTCCGGGGTGGGTACCGTGAGATCGTGCAGGGTGTGAATGACACGCTGGACGCGGTGATCGGGCCGCTCAACGTTGCGGCGGAATATGTGGACCGCATCTCCGGGGGGACATCCCCGAGAAGATCACGGGAACGTACCACGGCGACTTCAACGAGATCAAGAACAACCTGA